The genomic region TTCCAATTACTAAACCTTTGTTAAATTCGCGCCCATCGTATCGTGGCACAGCACTAACAATACTAAGTGGAGCGCTAATTTTCACTCCGTCTGATTTTTCGACAATCTTTACATCTTTATCTGTTAAAGTGGCACTAACATTACTAAAAAGATTTATACCCAACACTCCATTTTGGTCAGGGTTAAATGACTTACCTGGCCTAACAGTAATTAGATCATTACCAAATTGACTCAACTGATTGCTAACCTGCTGTTTAACACCTTCTCCTAAAGATACGGTTACAATAACCGAAGCAACACCAATAATTATTCCTAGCATAGTCAATAAACTACGCCACTTGGCAGTTTTTATTGAATGAAGTGCTAGCTTTGTGTCGCCGTTCATCATTTTGTATGACTCCTTTTTCGGCGATGTTTCTTTGATTTATGGTGTTTGTTTTTGGTAATTCCTAAATTATCAGGTATGGTTTGCATAAGGGCCGAAACACCGGCTAAATCATCTTCTTCTGTAGTAGTTGGTGCAAAATATAATGCACGACGGATAGCTTTAGGCACTTCGCCAATTGCACTTTTTTCATCATGTATAATAACACCGTCGTGCATATATATTACTCGATTTGCGTATCGGGTTAACTCCGGGTTATGCGTAACCATCAATACCGTATTCCCAGATGCATGTATCTCGCTAAGCAGTTCCATAACCACACGACTAGATAGGCTGTCAAGATTACCGGTTGGCTCATCAGCGATCAAGATACTAGGGTTATTAACTAGCGCCCTAGCAATGGCCACTCTCTGAATTTGCCCTCCACTTAATTGCCTTGGATAAAATGCCTCCTTGTCACTCAAGCCAACTCTTTCTAGGATCTCTGCAGATCGCTTCATACGTCGTACGGGCGTCATGCCCTTGTATGCCAAGGGCAAGGCAACGTTTTCAATTGCTGTTAGTTTTGGTAGCAAATTAAAAGACTGAAAAATAAACCCAATATTGTCTCGACGCAACTTTGCGCGTTGATTAGTGCGTAGTTTTGAAGCCGATCGTCCATTCAGCTTATATGTGCCGCTCGTTGGGTGATCTAGTAGCCCAACAATATTCATTAGGGTTGATTTGCCGGATCCACTAGGGCCCATAATTGCCACAAACTCTCCTTTTTCAACCACAAAATCAACTTCATCCAAAGCCACAGTGGCGGCGTCTCCAAATCCAAATAGCTTACTAACTTCGTTTATTTCTATCAATGGCATTATATCTAGTTTACGCTGTTAATTGAAAAACTCGCAAGAGGTAATGTTAATTTTAGTGTAGTAATTTTTAAGGTGGCAGTTACTGCCAATAAAAAAATAGGATTTTGAGAATGTAATACTTATGGTTTTCTGTTATAATTATCCAAGTCACAAGAGTTAGTTTATGGAACCCGAAGCAATAACAATTACCCTGAATCGTGAGTTATTTACAATACTGCACCCTCTATACACTCTCTTATACTTACAATTAATACTAAATTAACCCAAGAGCATGAATAATCCATCTATTGACGCCAATATTATTCGACAAAATCGCCCAAAATCAACAAATCGCAAAGTTATTGTGTTGCTAGTCATTTTTCTGCTTACTTTAGGTATTTGTGCAGGTTATCTAACATACAAAAATTCACTAAAATACAGGGAGCTTCAGGCAATTCAGAACAGCATGCAACAAGCACTAGACAATAACACAAACCTTCAAGAAAACGAACTCAATAAAATGGCTCAGGATATTCATAAACTGCGTCAAGAGCAAGCAGAATTTATCCCAAAGCAATTACAAGATCAATATGATCAAATTCTAAAGAAGCTCGAGCTTTTGTCTCACTCCAATAATACCAATGTGGCATCTGTTGCTAGTAATCTACTATTGCAACTATCTAATCAGGCGGGTAGTGGTATATCTGTTGGAGGACCCAATAACACAAATATCTCAAACTCTGGTGTAATTTCTATAAATAATGCAACGGGTAATATATCTATTCAGGGCACTCCAAATCAAACTACAGTCACCCAAAACGGAAGTACAACCACTATCGGTACCACACAAGATATTGCGCCATCCAGTAATCCAACCTTCTCAGGTTTACAAATTAGTGGCACTACAAACACTAATACCTTATCTATTAATTCTTCTGGCACGCAAAATGGTTATGCAATTTGTGATGCGTCAAATAACTGTGGTTATTCTGGTGCAGGCAGTTCGTTTGTGCAGGGTGGCAATAGCTTCGGAAATCCAGCAAACATTGGCACAAACGACACGCAACCGTTAAATGTCGAGACTAATGGCGTTACGAGGCTTAGTATTGACGCAATTGGTAACTCAACCTTTACGGGAAATGTTTCATCTAGTGGGACTATATCTGCAAATAATTTGAGCGGTGATGGTAGCGGGGTTACGAACGTAGATGCTACTGCGCTAAATGGCAATACCGCAGGGAATAGCAACGGACAGATAGCGATAAATAACGGCACAGTAAACACAAACTTGAATGCAGACCTGCTGGATGGACAATCTGGTAGCTACTACCAAAACGCTTCGAATATTTCTTCGGGCACTCTTGCCGATGCTAGGTTGTCCGGCAATGTAACTCTGCAAGGCAATAGCTTCAATGGGGCTAATCAGTTAGTACAGTTGACGGGCGCAGGAGCATTGCCTGTACTCAATGGATCTGCGCTGACAAATATAAATGCCGTAACGCTTGCGGGACAATCTGGTAGTTACTACCAAAACGCATCAAATATTAATACAGGTGCACTGTCAGATAGTCGACTGAGTAGCAATGTGCCGCTAAAAAATGCGATAAACACATTCACCAATACGAACAACTTTGCGGGGATTACATCTACGGGTATATTGCAGGGTGGTTATCAGGTTTGCGATGCCAGCAACAACTGTAACTATGCAACATCTGCGCAGTTTGCTAACGCTATTTTGCAAGGTGGTAATAGCTTCGGCACTCAGATGACTATCGGAACAAATGACAATCAATCCCTAGCTATGAAAACCAATGGGTCAATAGCTCTAACCATTTTGCAAAACGGGGATACAAGCATCGGCACAAATTCCGATCTTGGTCAGCTAGGTGTGGAAAGTACAGCTAGTAACAAAATAACTCTTGTTGTTAAAAAGAGCGCTAGTCAGTCTGTAAGTATGCAAGAATGGCAAGCTAACAACGGCTCTACTTTAGTAAGGGTTGATAACTGGGGCTCAATTCAGGGCTTTGGTACAGGAGGCTTCATTGCTTATAACCAACTACAAGCAAGAGGAAATGCACAGCCATACATCACTCTAGGTAATGGCGGTTCAGGCAGTGCTGGTTATGAATGGGCATTCACGTCTAATGGCAGGGTGTTTGAGCTGAGGGGAGATCATACTAATGCAAATCCTACGTGGCCAAGACTCTATATGTCGGTAGATAATGTAAATGGCACATTAAGCAAATATTCCATTGATCCTACCGCGGTATCAATGATAATTCAAGGGGCGTCTGGGCAAACTGCAAACTTGCAAGAATGGAGGAACAGTAGTAATGAGGTGGTTGCTTCGTTAAACTCTATTGGCAATACGCTAACACTAGGAAAAGTATCTACAACGGACCCAAGTTCAACAATAACGCTACGAGGTTCATACAATAGTGGTTCAACGACCCTAACTATTAATAGCGGTGGGTCTGATGCAAGTATAATTAGTTCTGGTAGTAGCAATGCCCTAGATATAGGAACGAATAGCTTTCATGGCCTTATGTTTAGGGCTAGTGGCCAGAGGGTAGGTCAGATCAATTTGCAAGGCATGAGGATAGGTGGGGCTAGCGGTAATCCAGCGGGTCAACTAGATGTAAATAACCAATCTGCTTCGAGAGTAGGGGCGGTAATAAGAGGGTTTACGGGGCAAATAGCTAACTTGC from Candidatus Nomurabacteria bacterium harbors:
- a CDS encoding ABC transporter ATP-binding protein, giving the protein MPLIEINEVSKLFGFGDAATVALDEVDFVVEKGEFVAIMGPSGSGKSTLMNIVGLLDHPTSGTYKLNGRSASKLRTNQRAKLRRDNIGFIFQSFNLLPKLTAIENVALPLAYKGMTPVRRMKRSAEILERVGLSDKEAFYPRQLSGGQIQRVAIARALVNNPSILIADEPTGNLDSLSSRVVMELLSEIHASGNTVLMVTHNPELTRYANRVIYMHDGVIIHDEKSAIGEVPKAIRRALYFAPTTTEEDDLAGVSALMQTIPDNLGITKNKHHKSKKHRRKRSHTK